A single window of Nicotiana sylvestris chromosome 5, ASM39365v2, whole genome shotgun sequence DNA harbors:
- the LOC104244669 gene encoding protein ELF4-LIKE 3, with protein MEVNGGREIDGKVMQTFQKSFVQVQNILDQNRLLINEINQNHESKIPDNLSRNVGLIRELNNNIRRVVDLYAHLSGNFNKSMDVSSEGDSTATHKRGRPV; from the coding sequence ATGGAAGTTAATGGTGGTAGAGAGATAGATGGCAAAGTTATGCAGACATTTCAAAAGAGTTTTGTTCAAGTTCAGAACATATTGGACCAGAATAGGCTGCTAATCAATGAGATTAATCAGAACCATGAGTCCAAAATTCCTGACAATTTGAGCAGGAATGTTGGTTTAATTAGAGAACTCAACAACAATATCAGGAGAGTGGTTGACTTATATGCACATCTTTCAGGTAATTTCAATAAATCAATGGATGTTTCATCTGAAGGGGACTCAACTGCTACACACAAAAGGGGTAGGCCTGTTTAA